A section of the Malus sylvestris chromosome 17, drMalSylv7.2, whole genome shotgun sequence genome encodes:
- the LOC126610228 gene encoding proline dehydrogenase 2, mitochondrial-like — translation MANRVIPAASKLLKTIRPLNSASTSTISGISPPIGFSEKTPQATTAITPSDNAATNLSNFDDADKLFASVSTSRLLRTALNLHLVGMEPMVDIGMWVMRSRLMQTPLIKDAILGTIRSTIYDHFCAGENPAATGKSVLELNEAGLRGMLVYALEYAGDNEACDRNLQGFLDTVESTKSLPPSSVSFIILKITAICPMNLLQRVSDLLRWQQQDPSFNLPWKRDTFPIFSESSPLYHTLKKPEPLTPEEERDLELVHQRLLKLSQNCVEVNVPLSIDAEYTSIQPAIDYLTYSSAIIYNKDDNPIVYGTIQAYLKDAKERLLLATKAADKMGVPMGFKVVRGAYMSSEGKLASSLGYKSPIHDCIEDTHVCYNDCASFMLERIANGSDAVVLATHNVESGRLAMAKAHEIGVRKVHQKLEFAQLYGMAESLSFGLKNAGFQVSKYMPFGPIQLVLPYLLRRAEENRGLLNASSLDKQLTREELMRRLKAAIF, via the exons ATGGCAAACCGAGTAATCCCGGCAGCGTCAAAACTCCTGAAAACTATCAGGCCACTCAACTCCGCCTCCACTAGCACCATCTCCGGCATATCCCCACCAATCGGCTTTTCCGAAAAAACACCACAAGCCACCACTGCCATCACCCCCTCCGACAACGCCGCCACTAACCTTTCTAACTTCGATGACGCGGACAAGCTGTTTGCGTCCGTCTCCACGTCAAGGCTGTTGAGGACGGCGCTGAACCTCCACTTGGTGGGAATGGAGCCGATGGTGGACATTGGAATGTGGGTCATGCGGTCCAGGCTCATGCAGACTCCCTTAATCAAGGACGCGATCCTGGGGACCATACGGTCCACAATTTACGACCATTTTTGTGCTGGCGAGAACCCAGCGGCCACCGGAAAGTCGGTGCTGGAGCTTAACGAGGCGGGGCTGAGAGGGATGCTGGTTTACGCTCTCGAGTATGCTGGCGACAACGAGGCATGTGACAGGAACTTGCAAGGTTTCTTGGACACCGTTGAGTCCACCAAATCCCTGCCACCTTCTTCG GTGAGCTTTATAATTTTGAAAATCACTGCAATTTGCCCAATGAATCTACTTCAACGAGTGAGTGACTTGCTGAGATGGCAACAACAAGATCCTTCTTTCAATCTCCCATGGAAGCGCGATACGTTTCCCATTTTCTCCGAATCAAGCCCTCTTTACCACACCCTTAAAAAGCCGGAGCCTTTAACTCCTGAAGAAGAGCGTGATCTTGAATTAGTCCACCAAAGACTACTGAAATTGTCCCAAAACTGCGTAGAAGTCAATGTGCCTCTATCGATCGATGCAGAGTACACATCAATTCAACCCGCCATCGATTACTTGACCTACTCCTCTGCAATCATCTATAACAAAGATGACAACCCGATTGTTTATGGGACGATCCAAGCTTACCTGAAAGATGCCAAGGAAAGATTGTTGCTGGCAACGAAGGCCGCAGATAAGATGGGTGTTCCGATGGGGTTCAAAGTGGTGAGGGGAGCTTATATGTCGAGTGAAGGAAAATTGGCTTCTTCCTTGGGCTATAAGTCTCCCATTCACGATTGCATTGAGGACACGCACGTGTGCTACAATGATTGTGCTTCGTTCATGCTTGAAAGGATTGCAAATGGCTCTGATGCCGTTGTTCTTGCAACCCATAATGTTGAATCAG ggagactagcAATGGCAAAAGCACACGAAATTGGGGTCAGGAAGGTGCACCAGAAGCTTGAATTTGCACAACTGTACGGAATGGCAGAATCGCTTTCCTTTGGTCTAAAAAATGCAGGGTTTCAAGTAAGCAAGTACATGCCATTTGGACCGATACAGTTGGTTCTGCCTTATCTTCTAAGGAGGGCTGAAGAGAACAGGGGACTCTTAAATGCTTCATCTCTAGACAAACAACTAACAAG GGAGGAGCTGATGAGGAGACTCAAAGCAGCAATCTTCTAA